From Scatophagus argus isolate fScaArg1 chromosome 2, fScaArg1.pri, whole genome shotgun sequence, a single genomic window includes:
- the aftpha gene encoding aftiphilin a isoform X3 — translation MEPDVIRMYSSSPPPMEDGAEDEDSEFGDFGTFSGVPNSISFTEFDTPTTFNQTQALTATSPPELISSRGVVGFNHSSSNGTHSPSNELSKANGIVPASHLGSSPSDRTEVKKVLSSSLDFSVSDAAGGEPADCNGGGTEVLTNGFATFDIQGSPSSQNSVHSHLKETSTEDTGSVPVGSPEDDFADFAAFSNDEGHLSQTANEDLENLTGGSSPVEHCNVAQGTTSEDSVRDTNRTGQHTSSSDSRSVPADGSCNTDRGSRSDADSQQRDVAFAQEHFASEAVCTNRPLTLNGVDGTDRDDSKDVAGCSENDLSPAGEGEMGRLDGKGSGNDTETETETETSLGRPLSTDALEEYGDMSTTGSVPSPPLQGETATPADHSQLAEDDEDFGDFGDAGSFSGQGFADFDQLDIQQEQSESHSSAPAKQAADGEEDDDFGDFNSPKFHSGANESEDGGKFADFPLSDSFGNFSSAAAGADSEADAGWSAFGEAEQQVEGETWAAFSTEQSGAPPEDSREDEAEEDEEEEEEEEWHKSGPPAVSEEASSTDRQSAPLSSRLEKLFQSSFPLTAVPSVEDAVTSLKVLLEPPVDKPRPGAEEEEGEEGEGRSPCSRPGRDGVWSQLQDIHEAFGLRYQWGGSHCNKALLCCLGIDTRNILFTGQKKQPVIVPMYAASLGMLEPTKEPVKPVSAAEMIASIAQAPPQAPETGSCPADTVQQEALPPVQFDWSSSGLTNPLDGVDPELYELTTAKLDAGGSGSRVADAFARLMSTMEKTSTSTRKPRKEENLSEEAAKVIAGLPDLSFMQAKVLMFPATLTPLGSQATPD, via the exons ATGGAGCCAGATGTCATCCGCATGTACTCCTCTTCTCCGCCCCCGATGGAGGACGGCGCAGAGGATGAGGACAGCGAGTTTGGAGACTTTGGCACCTTCTCTGGCGTCCCAAACAGCATCAGCTTCACAGAATTTGACACCCCAACCACTTTCAACCAGACTCAAGCTCTTACCGCCACCTCCCCGCCAGAgctcatcagcagcagaggggTGGTGGGATTCAACCACAGCTCCTCCAACGGCACCCACAGCCCCAGCAACGAGCTGTCCAAGGCAAATGGCATCGTGCCGGCGAGCCACCTGGGCAGCAGTCCCTCAGACAGGACTGAGGTGAAAAAGGTCCTGTCCAGCTCCCTGGACTTCTCGGTGAGCGACGCAGCTGGCGGCGAGCCCGCTGATTGCAACGGAGGAGGCACGGAGGTGCTGACAAACGGGTTTGCGACCTTTGACATTCAGGGAAGCCCTTCCTCGCAGAATTCTGTCCACTCTCATTTAAAGGAAACGTCCACTGAGGACACGGGCAGCGTCCCTGTTGGCAGCCCAGAGGACGATTTTGCagactttgctgctttttccaACGATGAAGGACACCTCAGCCAGACGGCAAATGAGGACTTGGAGAACCTCACAGGGGGGAGCTCGCCGGTGGAGCACTGTAATGTAGCGCAGGGAACGACTTCAGAGGACAGTGtcagggacacaaacagaactGGACAGCACACATCCAGCTCTGATTCCAGATCTGTTCCTGCTGACGGCTCGTGCAACACGGACCGGGGCTCTCGCTCAGACGCTGACTCTCAACAAAGGGATGTAGCCTTTGCACAGGAGCACTTCGCCTCAGAGGCAGTTTGCACTAACAGACCCCTCACTCTCAACGGGGTGGACGGAACTGACAGGGACGATTCCAAAGACGTCGCGGGCTGCAGTGAAAACGACCTCTCGCCAGCTGGTGAAGGAGAGATGGGCCGGTTAGACGGGAAGGGCTCCGGTAACGACACCGAGACGGAAACGGAGACGGAGACGTCGCTTGGCCGGCCGCTGTCGACAGATGCTCTGGAGGAGTACGGTGACATGAGCACAACAGGCTCGGTGCCCTCTCCGCCCCTCCAAGGGGAAACCGCCACGCCCGCCGACCACAGCCAGCTGGCAGAGGACGATGAGGACTTTGGGGACTTTGGAGACGCCGGCTCATTCAGCGGTCAGGGCTTTGCCGATTTTGACCAGCTGGATATCCAGCAAGAACAGAGCGAGTCGCACAGTTCTGCCCCAGCAAAGCAAGCCGCAGACGGCGAGGAGGACGACGACTTCGGCGACTTTAACTCCCCCAAATTTCACAGCGGTGCAAACGAGTCGGAGGATGGAGGCAAGTTCGCAGACTTTCCCCTCAGTGACAGTTTTGGGAATTTCAGCTCGGCCGCTGCAGGCGCAGACAGCGAGGCGGATGCAGGGTGGAGCGCCTTCGGGGAGGCCGAGCAGCAGGTGGAAGGGGAGACCTGGGCAGCGTTCAGCACGGAGCAGAGCGGCGCTCCTCCCGAAGACAGCCGAGAGGACGAGgcggaggaggacgaggaggaggaggaggaggaggagtggcatAAGAGTGGACCTCCTGCAGTCAGCGAGGAggccagcagcacagacagacagtcg GCGCCGCTGTCGAGTCGTCTGGAGAAGCTGTTTCAGAGCAGCTTCCCTCTGACCGCCGTCCCGTCGGTGGAGGACGCGGTGACGTCCCTGAAGGTCCTGCTGGAACCTCCGGTGGACAAACCGCGTCCAGgagccgaggaggaggagggggaggagggagaggggaggtcGCCATGCAGCAG GCCGGGACGTGACGGCGTGTGGTCGCAGCTTCAGGACATCCACGAGGCGTTTGGCCTCAGATACCAGTGGGGAGGCTCCCACTGCAATaaagctctgctctgctgcctggGCATCGACACCAGAAACATC CTGTTCACAGGACAGAAGAAGCAGCCGGTCATCGTGCCCATGTACGCCGCCAGCCTG GGGATGCTGGAACCAACCAAAGAGCCCGTGAAGCCCgtctctgcagcagagatgatCGCCTCTATAGCCCAGGCACCTCCGCAGGCTCCAGAGACAGGCTCCTGTCCCGCGGACACTGTCCAG CAGGAGGCGCTCCCACCCGTCCAGTTTGACTGGAGCAGCAGTGGCCTTACCAACCCTCTGGACG GAGTCGACCCCGAGCTGTACGAGCTGACGACGGCCAAGCTGGATGCCGGCGGCTCCGGCAGCCGGGTGGCGGACGCCTTCGCCCGCCTGATGTCCACCATGGAGAAGACCAGCACCTCCACCAG GAAACCGAGGAAAGAGGAGAATCTGAGCGAGGAGGCGGCCAAAGTGATCGCCGGGCTGCCCGATCTCTCCTTCATGCAGGCCAAAGTGCTGATGTTTCCTGCCACGCTGACGCCACTCGGCTCTCAGGCCACGCCAGACTGA
- the aftpha gene encoding aftiphilin a isoform X1, which translates to MEPDVIRMYSSSPPPMEDGAEDEDSEFGDFGTFSGVPNSISFTEFDTPTTFNQTQALTATSPPELISSRGVVGFNHSSSNGTHSPSNELSKANGIVPASHLGSSPSDRTEVKKVLSSSLDFSVSDAAGGEPADCNGGGTEVLTNGFATFDIQGSPSSQNSVHSHLKETSTEDTGSVPVGSPEDDFADFAAFSNDEGHLSQTANEDLENLTGGSSPVEHCNVAQGTTSEDSVRDTNRTGQHTSSSDSRSVPADGSCNTDRGSRSDADSQQRDVAFAQEHFASEAVCTNRPLTLNGVDGTDRDDSKDVAGCSENDLSPAGEGEMGRLDGKGSGNDTETETETETSLGRPLSTDALEEYGDMSTTGSVPSPPLQGETATPADHSQLAEDDEDFGDFGDAGSFSGQGFADFDQLDIQQEQSESHSSAPAKQAADGEEDDDFGDFNSPKFHSGANESEDGGKFADFPLSDSFGNFSSAAAGADSEADAGWSAFGEAEQQVEGETWAAFSTEQSGAPPEDSREDEAEEDEEEEEEEEWHKSGPPAVSEEASSTDRQSAPLSSRLEKLFQSSFPLTAVPSVEDAVTSLKVLLEPPVDKPRPGAEEEEGEEGEGRSPCSRPGRDGVWSQLQDIHEAFGLRYQWGGSHCNKALLCCLGIDTRNILFTGQKKQPVIVPMYAASLGMLEPTKEPVKPVSAAEMIASIAQAPPQAPETGSCPADTVQQEALPPVQFDWSSSGLTNPLDASGGSSLLNLDFFGPVEDSGSTSSPSIPGVDPELYELTTAKLDAGGSGSRVADAFARLMSTMEKTSTSTRKPRKEENLSEEAAKVIAGLPDLSFMQAKVLMFPATLTPLGSQATPD; encoded by the exons ATGGAGCCAGATGTCATCCGCATGTACTCCTCTTCTCCGCCCCCGATGGAGGACGGCGCAGAGGATGAGGACAGCGAGTTTGGAGACTTTGGCACCTTCTCTGGCGTCCCAAACAGCATCAGCTTCACAGAATTTGACACCCCAACCACTTTCAACCAGACTCAAGCTCTTACCGCCACCTCCCCGCCAGAgctcatcagcagcagaggggTGGTGGGATTCAACCACAGCTCCTCCAACGGCACCCACAGCCCCAGCAACGAGCTGTCCAAGGCAAATGGCATCGTGCCGGCGAGCCACCTGGGCAGCAGTCCCTCAGACAGGACTGAGGTGAAAAAGGTCCTGTCCAGCTCCCTGGACTTCTCGGTGAGCGACGCAGCTGGCGGCGAGCCCGCTGATTGCAACGGAGGAGGCACGGAGGTGCTGACAAACGGGTTTGCGACCTTTGACATTCAGGGAAGCCCTTCCTCGCAGAATTCTGTCCACTCTCATTTAAAGGAAACGTCCACTGAGGACACGGGCAGCGTCCCTGTTGGCAGCCCAGAGGACGATTTTGCagactttgctgctttttccaACGATGAAGGACACCTCAGCCAGACGGCAAATGAGGACTTGGAGAACCTCACAGGGGGGAGCTCGCCGGTGGAGCACTGTAATGTAGCGCAGGGAACGACTTCAGAGGACAGTGtcagggacacaaacagaactGGACAGCACACATCCAGCTCTGATTCCAGATCTGTTCCTGCTGACGGCTCGTGCAACACGGACCGGGGCTCTCGCTCAGACGCTGACTCTCAACAAAGGGATGTAGCCTTTGCACAGGAGCACTTCGCCTCAGAGGCAGTTTGCACTAACAGACCCCTCACTCTCAACGGGGTGGACGGAACTGACAGGGACGATTCCAAAGACGTCGCGGGCTGCAGTGAAAACGACCTCTCGCCAGCTGGTGAAGGAGAGATGGGCCGGTTAGACGGGAAGGGCTCCGGTAACGACACCGAGACGGAAACGGAGACGGAGACGTCGCTTGGCCGGCCGCTGTCGACAGATGCTCTGGAGGAGTACGGTGACATGAGCACAACAGGCTCGGTGCCCTCTCCGCCCCTCCAAGGGGAAACCGCCACGCCCGCCGACCACAGCCAGCTGGCAGAGGACGATGAGGACTTTGGGGACTTTGGAGACGCCGGCTCATTCAGCGGTCAGGGCTTTGCCGATTTTGACCAGCTGGATATCCAGCAAGAACAGAGCGAGTCGCACAGTTCTGCCCCAGCAAAGCAAGCCGCAGACGGCGAGGAGGACGACGACTTCGGCGACTTTAACTCCCCCAAATTTCACAGCGGTGCAAACGAGTCGGAGGATGGAGGCAAGTTCGCAGACTTTCCCCTCAGTGACAGTTTTGGGAATTTCAGCTCGGCCGCTGCAGGCGCAGACAGCGAGGCGGATGCAGGGTGGAGCGCCTTCGGGGAGGCCGAGCAGCAGGTGGAAGGGGAGACCTGGGCAGCGTTCAGCACGGAGCAGAGCGGCGCTCCTCCCGAAGACAGCCGAGAGGACGAGgcggaggaggacgaggaggaggaggaggaggaggagtggcatAAGAGTGGACCTCCTGCAGTCAGCGAGGAggccagcagcacagacagacagtcg GCGCCGCTGTCGAGTCGTCTGGAGAAGCTGTTTCAGAGCAGCTTCCCTCTGACCGCCGTCCCGTCGGTGGAGGACGCGGTGACGTCCCTGAAGGTCCTGCTGGAACCTCCGGTGGACAAACCGCGTCCAGgagccgaggaggaggagggggaggagggagaggggaggtcGCCATGCAGCAG GCCGGGACGTGACGGCGTGTGGTCGCAGCTTCAGGACATCCACGAGGCGTTTGGCCTCAGATACCAGTGGGGAGGCTCCCACTGCAATaaagctctgctctgctgcctggGCATCGACACCAGAAACATC CTGTTCACAGGACAGAAGAAGCAGCCGGTCATCGTGCCCATGTACGCCGCCAGCCTG GGGATGCTGGAACCAACCAAAGAGCCCGTGAAGCCCgtctctgcagcagagatgatCGCCTCTATAGCCCAGGCACCTCCGCAGGCTCCAGAGACAGGCTCCTGTCCCGCGGACACTGTCCAG CAGGAGGCGCTCCCACCCGTCCAGTTTGACTGGAGCAGCAGTGGCCTTACCAACCCTCTGGACG CGAGTGGAGGCTCGTCTCTCTTAAACCTGGATTTCTTTGGTCCTGTGGAGGATTCAGGCTCCACCAGCTCACCCTCCATCCCag GAGTCGACCCCGAGCTGTACGAGCTGACGACGGCCAAGCTGGATGCCGGCGGCTCCGGCAGCCGGGTGGCGGACGCCTTCGCCCGCCTGATGTCCACCATGGAGAAGACCAGCACCTCCACCAG GAAACCGAGGAAAGAGGAGAATCTGAGCGAGGAGGCGGCCAAAGTGATCGCCGGGCTGCCCGATCTCTCCTTCATGCAGGCCAAAGTGCTGATGTTTCCTGCCACGCTGACGCCACTCGGCTCTCAGGCCACGCCAGACTGA
- the aftpha gene encoding aftiphilin a isoform X2, translated as MEPDVIRMYSSSPPPMEDGAEDEDSEFGDFGTFSGVPNSISFTEFDTPTTFNQTQALTATSPPELISSRGVVGFNHSSSNGTHSPSNELSKANGIVPASHLGSSPSDRTEVKKVLSSSLDFSVSDAAGGEPADCNGGGTEVLTNGFATFDIQGSPSSQNSVHSHLKETSTEDTGSVPVGSPEDDFADFAAFSNDEGHLSQTANEDLENLTGGSSPVEHCNVAQGTTSEDSVRDTNRTGQHTSSSDSRSVPADGSCNTDRGSRSDADSQQRDVAFAQEHFASEAVCTNRPLTLNGVDGTDRDDSKDVAGCSENDLSPAGEGEMGRLDGKGSGNDTETETETETSLGRPLSTDALEEYGDMSTTGSVPSPPLQGETATPADHSQLAEDDEDFGDFGDAGSFSGQGFADFDQLDIQQEQSESHSSAPAKQAADGEEDDDFGDFNSPKFHSGANESEDGGKFADFPLSDSFGNFSSAAAGADSEADAGWSAFGEAEQQVEGETWAAFSTEQSGAPPEDSREDEAEEDEEEEEEEEWHKSGPPAVSEEASSTDRQSAPLSSRLEKLFQSSFPLTAVPSVEDAVTSLKVLLEPPVDKPRPGAEEEEGEEGEGRSPCSRPGRDGVWSQLQDIHEAFGLRYQWGGSHCNKALLCCLGIDTRNILFTGQKKQPVIVPMYAASLGMLEPTKEPVKPVSAAEMIASIAQAPPQAPETGSCPADTVQEALPPVQFDWSSSGLTNPLDASGGSSLLNLDFFGPVEDSGSTSSPSIPGVDPELYELTTAKLDAGGSGSRVADAFARLMSTMEKTSTSTRKPRKEENLSEEAAKVIAGLPDLSFMQAKVLMFPATLTPLGSQATPD; from the exons ATGGAGCCAGATGTCATCCGCATGTACTCCTCTTCTCCGCCCCCGATGGAGGACGGCGCAGAGGATGAGGACAGCGAGTTTGGAGACTTTGGCACCTTCTCTGGCGTCCCAAACAGCATCAGCTTCACAGAATTTGACACCCCAACCACTTTCAACCAGACTCAAGCTCTTACCGCCACCTCCCCGCCAGAgctcatcagcagcagaggggTGGTGGGATTCAACCACAGCTCCTCCAACGGCACCCACAGCCCCAGCAACGAGCTGTCCAAGGCAAATGGCATCGTGCCGGCGAGCCACCTGGGCAGCAGTCCCTCAGACAGGACTGAGGTGAAAAAGGTCCTGTCCAGCTCCCTGGACTTCTCGGTGAGCGACGCAGCTGGCGGCGAGCCCGCTGATTGCAACGGAGGAGGCACGGAGGTGCTGACAAACGGGTTTGCGACCTTTGACATTCAGGGAAGCCCTTCCTCGCAGAATTCTGTCCACTCTCATTTAAAGGAAACGTCCACTGAGGACACGGGCAGCGTCCCTGTTGGCAGCCCAGAGGACGATTTTGCagactttgctgctttttccaACGATGAAGGACACCTCAGCCAGACGGCAAATGAGGACTTGGAGAACCTCACAGGGGGGAGCTCGCCGGTGGAGCACTGTAATGTAGCGCAGGGAACGACTTCAGAGGACAGTGtcagggacacaaacagaactGGACAGCACACATCCAGCTCTGATTCCAGATCTGTTCCTGCTGACGGCTCGTGCAACACGGACCGGGGCTCTCGCTCAGACGCTGACTCTCAACAAAGGGATGTAGCCTTTGCACAGGAGCACTTCGCCTCAGAGGCAGTTTGCACTAACAGACCCCTCACTCTCAACGGGGTGGACGGAACTGACAGGGACGATTCCAAAGACGTCGCGGGCTGCAGTGAAAACGACCTCTCGCCAGCTGGTGAAGGAGAGATGGGCCGGTTAGACGGGAAGGGCTCCGGTAACGACACCGAGACGGAAACGGAGACGGAGACGTCGCTTGGCCGGCCGCTGTCGACAGATGCTCTGGAGGAGTACGGTGACATGAGCACAACAGGCTCGGTGCCCTCTCCGCCCCTCCAAGGGGAAACCGCCACGCCCGCCGACCACAGCCAGCTGGCAGAGGACGATGAGGACTTTGGGGACTTTGGAGACGCCGGCTCATTCAGCGGTCAGGGCTTTGCCGATTTTGACCAGCTGGATATCCAGCAAGAACAGAGCGAGTCGCACAGTTCTGCCCCAGCAAAGCAAGCCGCAGACGGCGAGGAGGACGACGACTTCGGCGACTTTAACTCCCCCAAATTTCACAGCGGTGCAAACGAGTCGGAGGATGGAGGCAAGTTCGCAGACTTTCCCCTCAGTGACAGTTTTGGGAATTTCAGCTCGGCCGCTGCAGGCGCAGACAGCGAGGCGGATGCAGGGTGGAGCGCCTTCGGGGAGGCCGAGCAGCAGGTGGAAGGGGAGACCTGGGCAGCGTTCAGCACGGAGCAGAGCGGCGCTCCTCCCGAAGACAGCCGAGAGGACGAGgcggaggaggacgaggaggaggaggaggaggaggagtggcatAAGAGTGGACCTCCTGCAGTCAGCGAGGAggccagcagcacagacagacagtcg GCGCCGCTGTCGAGTCGTCTGGAGAAGCTGTTTCAGAGCAGCTTCCCTCTGACCGCCGTCCCGTCGGTGGAGGACGCGGTGACGTCCCTGAAGGTCCTGCTGGAACCTCCGGTGGACAAACCGCGTCCAGgagccgaggaggaggagggggaggagggagaggggaggtcGCCATGCAGCAG GCCGGGACGTGACGGCGTGTGGTCGCAGCTTCAGGACATCCACGAGGCGTTTGGCCTCAGATACCAGTGGGGAGGCTCCCACTGCAATaaagctctgctctgctgcctggGCATCGACACCAGAAACATC CTGTTCACAGGACAGAAGAAGCAGCCGGTCATCGTGCCCATGTACGCCGCCAGCCTG GGGATGCTGGAACCAACCAAAGAGCCCGTGAAGCCCgtctctgcagcagagatgatCGCCTCTATAGCCCAGGCACCTCCGCAGGCTCCAGAGACAGGCTCCTGTCCCGCGGACACTGTCCAG GAGGCGCTCCCACCCGTCCAGTTTGACTGGAGCAGCAGTGGCCTTACCAACCCTCTGGACG CGAGTGGAGGCTCGTCTCTCTTAAACCTGGATTTCTTTGGTCCTGTGGAGGATTCAGGCTCCACCAGCTCACCCTCCATCCCag GAGTCGACCCCGAGCTGTACGAGCTGACGACGGCCAAGCTGGATGCCGGCGGCTCCGGCAGCCGGGTGGCGGACGCCTTCGCCCGCCTGATGTCCACCATGGAGAAGACCAGCACCTCCACCAG GAAACCGAGGAAAGAGGAGAATCTGAGCGAGGAGGCGGCCAAAGTGATCGCCGGGCTGCCCGATCTCTCCTTCATGCAGGCCAAAGTGCTGATGTTTCCTGCCACGCTGACGCCACTCGGCTCTCAGGCCACGCCAGACTGA
- the aftpha gene encoding aftiphilin a isoform X4, whose product MEPDVIRMYSSSPPPMEDGAEDEDSEFGDFGTFSGVPNSISFTEFDTPTTFNQTQALTATSPPELISSRGVVGFNHSSSNGTHSPSNELSKANGIVPASHLGSSPSDRTEVKKVLSSSLDFSVSDAAGGEPADCNGGGTEVLTNGFATFDIQGSPSSQNSVHSHLKETSTEDTGSVPVGSPEDDFADFAAFSNDEGHLSQTANEDLENLTGGSSPVEHCNVAQGTTSEDSVRDTNRTGQHTSSSDSRSVPADGSCNTDRGSRSDADSQQRDVAFAQEHFASEAVCTNRPLTLNGVDGTDRDDSKDVAGCSENDLSPAGEGEMGRLDGKGSGNDTETETETETSLGRPLSTDALEEYGDMSTTGSVPSPPLQGETATPADHSQLAEDDEDFGDFGDAGSFSGQGFADFDQLDIQQEQSESHSSAPAKQAADGEEDDDFGDFNSPKFHSGANESEDGGKFADFPLSDSFGNFSSAAAGADSEADAGWSAFGEAEQQVEGETWAAFSTEQSGAPPEDSREDEAEEDEEEEEEEEWHKSGPPAVSEEASSTDRQSAPLSSRLEKLFQSSFPLTAVPSVEDAVTSLKVLLEPPVDKPRPGAEEEEGEEGEGRSPCSRPGRDGVWSQLQDIHEAFGLRYQWGGSHCNKALLCCLGIDTRNILFTGQKKQPVIVPMYAASLGMLEPTKEPVKPVSAAEMIASIAQAPPQAPETGSCPADTVQEALPPVQFDWSSSGLTNPLDGVDPELYELTTAKLDAGGSGSRVADAFARLMSTMEKTSTSTRKPRKEENLSEEAAKVIAGLPDLSFMQAKVLMFPATLTPLGSQATPD is encoded by the exons ATGGAGCCAGATGTCATCCGCATGTACTCCTCTTCTCCGCCCCCGATGGAGGACGGCGCAGAGGATGAGGACAGCGAGTTTGGAGACTTTGGCACCTTCTCTGGCGTCCCAAACAGCATCAGCTTCACAGAATTTGACACCCCAACCACTTTCAACCAGACTCAAGCTCTTACCGCCACCTCCCCGCCAGAgctcatcagcagcagaggggTGGTGGGATTCAACCACAGCTCCTCCAACGGCACCCACAGCCCCAGCAACGAGCTGTCCAAGGCAAATGGCATCGTGCCGGCGAGCCACCTGGGCAGCAGTCCCTCAGACAGGACTGAGGTGAAAAAGGTCCTGTCCAGCTCCCTGGACTTCTCGGTGAGCGACGCAGCTGGCGGCGAGCCCGCTGATTGCAACGGAGGAGGCACGGAGGTGCTGACAAACGGGTTTGCGACCTTTGACATTCAGGGAAGCCCTTCCTCGCAGAATTCTGTCCACTCTCATTTAAAGGAAACGTCCACTGAGGACACGGGCAGCGTCCCTGTTGGCAGCCCAGAGGACGATTTTGCagactttgctgctttttccaACGATGAAGGACACCTCAGCCAGACGGCAAATGAGGACTTGGAGAACCTCACAGGGGGGAGCTCGCCGGTGGAGCACTGTAATGTAGCGCAGGGAACGACTTCAGAGGACAGTGtcagggacacaaacagaactGGACAGCACACATCCAGCTCTGATTCCAGATCTGTTCCTGCTGACGGCTCGTGCAACACGGACCGGGGCTCTCGCTCAGACGCTGACTCTCAACAAAGGGATGTAGCCTTTGCACAGGAGCACTTCGCCTCAGAGGCAGTTTGCACTAACAGACCCCTCACTCTCAACGGGGTGGACGGAACTGACAGGGACGATTCCAAAGACGTCGCGGGCTGCAGTGAAAACGACCTCTCGCCAGCTGGTGAAGGAGAGATGGGCCGGTTAGACGGGAAGGGCTCCGGTAACGACACCGAGACGGAAACGGAGACGGAGACGTCGCTTGGCCGGCCGCTGTCGACAGATGCTCTGGAGGAGTACGGTGACATGAGCACAACAGGCTCGGTGCCCTCTCCGCCCCTCCAAGGGGAAACCGCCACGCCCGCCGACCACAGCCAGCTGGCAGAGGACGATGAGGACTTTGGGGACTTTGGAGACGCCGGCTCATTCAGCGGTCAGGGCTTTGCCGATTTTGACCAGCTGGATATCCAGCAAGAACAGAGCGAGTCGCACAGTTCTGCCCCAGCAAAGCAAGCCGCAGACGGCGAGGAGGACGACGACTTCGGCGACTTTAACTCCCCCAAATTTCACAGCGGTGCAAACGAGTCGGAGGATGGAGGCAAGTTCGCAGACTTTCCCCTCAGTGACAGTTTTGGGAATTTCAGCTCGGCCGCTGCAGGCGCAGACAGCGAGGCGGATGCAGGGTGGAGCGCCTTCGGGGAGGCCGAGCAGCAGGTGGAAGGGGAGACCTGGGCAGCGTTCAGCACGGAGCAGAGCGGCGCTCCTCCCGAAGACAGCCGAGAGGACGAGgcggaggaggacgaggaggaggaggaggaggaggagtggcatAAGAGTGGACCTCCTGCAGTCAGCGAGGAggccagcagcacagacagacagtcg GCGCCGCTGTCGAGTCGTCTGGAGAAGCTGTTTCAGAGCAGCTTCCCTCTGACCGCCGTCCCGTCGGTGGAGGACGCGGTGACGTCCCTGAAGGTCCTGCTGGAACCTCCGGTGGACAAACCGCGTCCAGgagccgaggaggaggagggggaggagggagaggggaggtcGCCATGCAGCAG GCCGGGACGTGACGGCGTGTGGTCGCAGCTTCAGGACATCCACGAGGCGTTTGGCCTCAGATACCAGTGGGGAGGCTCCCACTGCAATaaagctctgctctgctgcctggGCATCGACACCAGAAACATC CTGTTCACAGGACAGAAGAAGCAGCCGGTCATCGTGCCCATGTACGCCGCCAGCCTG GGGATGCTGGAACCAACCAAAGAGCCCGTGAAGCCCgtctctgcagcagagatgatCGCCTCTATAGCCCAGGCACCTCCGCAGGCTCCAGAGACAGGCTCCTGTCCCGCGGACACTGTCCAG GAGGCGCTCCCACCCGTCCAGTTTGACTGGAGCAGCAGTGGCCTTACCAACCCTCTGGACG GAGTCGACCCCGAGCTGTACGAGCTGACGACGGCCAAGCTGGATGCCGGCGGCTCCGGCAGCCGGGTGGCGGACGCCTTCGCCCGCCTGATGTCCACCATGGAGAAGACCAGCACCTCCACCAG GAAACCGAGGAAAGAGGAGAATCTGAGCGAGGAGGCGGCCAAAGTGATCGCCGGGCTGCCCGATCTCTCCTTCATGCAGGCCAAAGTGCTGATGTTTCCTGCCACGCTGACGCCACTCGGCTCTCAGGCCACGCCAGACTGA